In Geopsychrobacter electrodiphilus DSM 16401, a single window of DNA contains:
- a CDS encoding cytochrome c3 family protein, giving the protein MTTIHTPFWERRCVVCHLEDGVSWSAGRSVAAKASINGKLVDQGDMWRKLQTYSQSAGPVMDHLIKIPDLEISAAYRLRIVVSSQDRTAGGKNHQSLWLGLKPNEISEPGGAAQLRTRDGLTSSISAFVKEITLARKNSTIEASWATAQPLYGWVELQPLAGLSLTKLDVNPSTSADLSATRKQHSLLRNSEDLAINACYQCHPESSLGTSHPVRLYGGKDVRIPEELPTVNGMLTCVTCHDPHGSAGKMLVRETIKTKLCVACHYIFKNSSKSTMFN; this is encoded by the coding sequence ATGACAACCATCCATACCCCTTTCTGGGAGAGGCGCTGCGTGGTCTGTCATCTGGAAGACGGTGTGTCCTGGTCTGCTGGCCGTAGTGTGGCCGCAAAGGCATCTATCAACGGGAAGCTCGTCGACCAGGGGGACATGTGGCGTAAGCTACAGACCTATTCGCAATCTGCCGGTCCTGTGATGGATCATCTGATAAAAATCCCTGATCTGGAAATCTCCGCCGCGTATCGCTTGCGAATTGTCGTCAGCTCTCAGGATCGCACTGCCGGCGGGAAAAATCATCAAAGTCTCTGGTTGGGGTTAAAACCGAACGAAATATCCGAGCCCGGAGGTGCCGCGCAACTTCGGACGCGCGATGGTTTGACTTCTTCGATCAGCGCGTTTGTCAAGGAGATCACTCTGGCCCGTAAGAACTCCACTATTGAAGCCTCATGGGCAACGGCTCAGCCTCTCTATGGTTGGGTTGAACTGCAACCTCTGGCAGGGCTAAGTCTGACGAAACTTGATGTGAATCCGAGTACGTCAGCGGACCTTTCTGCGACCCGGAAGCAACATTCGCTTCTACGAAATTCGGAAGACCTGGCGATTAACGCCTGTTACCAGTGTCACCCGGAGTCAAGCCTGGGCACTTCACATCCGGTGCGGCTATATGGGGGTAAGGATGTCCGTATACCTGAAGAGCTTCCTACTGTAAACGGGATGCTGACCTGTGTCACCTGTCACGATCCCCACGGTTCCGCAGGGAAGATGCTAGTAAGGGAGACGATAAAAACCAAGCTCTGCGTCGCCTGTCATTACATCTTCAAAAATAGTTCAAAAAGTACAATGTTTAACTGA